The Rhipicephalus sanguineus isolate Rsan-2018 chromosome 7, BIME_Rsan_1.4, whole genome shotgun sequence genome includes a window with the following:
- the LOC119401001 gene encoding uncharacterized protein LOC119401001 isoform X1: protein MGERLTSVHEFPPDKVCDYIFYDSLYKEGNHNLLPDQTTYTESLNAFINNHPGYRRTTLGIGFAFDFLARAEEDLKVKDPSPLAPFWSHGIFHAGILDTPIQPTRYHTQSAIETLKTINELLDTQRSRGQTVITAIAVPHPEIAWAISFVEDFSEVSFTPHLVISIGHYRHGDDKPSTCTIVPPTRHPDDVPPQDILLNYGFDVSTPMYQLRYLYSQGTATIGVVSVTLKGSWTHPLSSANVSFYDPCSPEAIPSGSYTEVCPIVGDRLVAHLNYSTKHHAMITYIASMERTFTYDNEKAFAEKLCRVKALGTDVPFGIAVYGVDYDDYDDKCGTLNTFGAYSRLKALRNLVDYFKETAPFNETACRTFVKG, encoded by the exons ATGGGCGAGAGGCTGACCTCCGTTCACGAGTTCCCGCCGGACAAAGTGTGTGACTACATCTTCTACGACTCATTGTACAAGGAAGGCAACCACAACCTGCTTCCGGACCAGACCACCTACACTGAAAGCCTGAACGCTTTCATCAACAACCATCCCGGCTACCGACGAACGACGCTCGGCATCGGCTTCGCTTTCGA CTTCCTGGCGAGGGCGGAGGAAGATCTGAAAGTGAAGGACCCTAGCCCACTCGCACCTTTTTGGAGCCACGGCATTTTCCATGCCGGAATTCTCGACACTCCCATACAGCCGACTCGATATCACACGCAATCGGCCATCGAAACACTGAAG ACTATAAACGAGCTGCTGGACACTCAAAGGAGCCGCGGTCAGACTGTAATCACGGCAATAGCTGTTCCGCATCCGGAGATTGCTTGGGCTATCAGCTTCGTCGAGGACTTCAG tGAGGTCAGCTTCACTCCACACCTGGTCATCTCGATCGGTCACTACCGACACGGCGACGACAAGCCCAGCACCTGCACCATCGTGCCACCAACACGGCACCCGGATGACGTTCCGCCTCAAGACATCCTTCTAAACTACGGCTTTGACGTG TCGACGCCCATGTACCAACTGCGCTACCTCTACTCCCAAGGCACGGCCACCATAGGCGTCGTATCCGTTACGCTGAAGGGAAGTTGGACACATCCTTTGAGTTCCGCGAACGTGAGCTTCTACGACCCCTGCTCGCCTGAAGCCATCCCGTCCGGCAGCTACACCGAA GTGTGCCCCATTGTAGGCGATCGGCTCGTGGCTCACTTGAATTATTCGACCAAGCACCACGCCATGATTACCTACATCGCCAGCATGGAGCGCACATTTACCTACGACAACGAAAAGGCTTTTGCTGAAAAG TTGTGCCGCGTGAAAGCCCTAGGAACCGACGTGCCGTTCGGCATCGCGGTCTACGGCGTCGACTATGATGACTACGACGACAAATGCGGAACGCTGAACACATTCGGCGCCTACAGCCGCTTGAAGGCGCTGCGCAATTTAGTGGATTACTTCAAGGAGACGGCGCCTTTCAACGAGACCGCCTGCAGAACTTTCGTGAAGGGCTAG
- the LOC119401001 gene encoding uncharacterized protein LOC119401001 isoform X2: MGERLTSVHEFPPDKVCDYIFYDSLYKEGNHNLLPDQTTYTESLNAFINNHPGYRRTTLGIGFAFDFLARAEEDLKVKDPSPLAPFWSHGIFHAGILDTPIQPTRYHTQSAIETLKTINELLDTQRSRGQTVITAIAVPHPEIAWAISFVEDFSEVSFTPHLVISIGHYRHGDDKPSTCTIVPPTRHPDDVPPQDILLNYGFDVSTPMYQLRYLYSQGTATIGVVSVTLKGSWTHPLSSANVSFYDPCSPEAIPSGSYTELCRVKALGTDVPFGIAVYGVDYDDYDDKCGTLNTFGAYSRLKALRNLVDYFKETAPFNETACRTFVKG; encoded by the exons ATGGGCGAGAGGCTGACCTCCGTTCACGAGTTCCCGCCGGACAAAGTGTGTGACTACATCTTCTACGACTCATTGTACAAGGAAGGCAACCACAACCTGCTTCCGGACCAGACCACCTACACTGAAAGCCTGAACGCTTTCATCAACAACCATCCCGGCTACCGACGAACGACGCTCGGCATCGGCTTCGCTTTCGA CTTCCTGGCGAGGGCGGAGGAAGATCTGAAAGTGAAGGACCCTAGCCCACTCGCACCTTTTTGGAGCCACGGCATTTTCCATGCCGGAATTCTCGACACTCCCATACAGCCGACTCGATATCACACGCAATCGGCCATCGAAACACTGAAG ACTATAAACGAGCTGCTGGACACTCAAAGGAGCCGCGGTCAGACTGTAATCACGGCAATAGCTGTTCCGCATCCGGAGATTGCTTGGGCTATCAGCTTCGTCGAGGACTTCAG tGAGGTCAGCTTCACTCCACACCTGGTCATCTCGATCGGTCACTACCGACACGGCGACGACAAGCCCAGCACCTGCACCATCGTGCCACCAACACGGCACCCGGATGACGTTCCGCCTCAAGACATCCTTCTAAACTACGGCTTTGACGTG TCGACGCCCATGTACCAACTGCGCTACCTCTACTCCCAAGGCACGGCCACCATAGGCGTCGTATCCGTTACGCTGAAGGGAAGTTGGACACATCCTTTGAGTTCCGCGAACGTGAGCTTCTACGACCCCTGCTCGCCTGAAGCCATCCCGTCCGGCAGCTACACCGAA TTGTGCCGCGTGAAAGCCCTAGGAACCGACGTGCCGTTCGGCATCGCGGTCTACGGCGTCGACTATGATGACTACGACGACAAATGCGGAACGCTGAACACATTCGGCGCCTACAGCCGCTTGAAGGCGCTGCGCAATTTAGTGGATTACTTCAAGGAGACGGCGCCTTTCAACGAGACCGCCTGCAGAACTTTCGTGAAGGGCTAG